Below is a window of Plasmodium gaboni strain SY75 chromosome 11, whole genome shotgun sequence DNA.
aaaacatGCAACctatggaaaaaaaaattaatttatcgaatgatatagaaaaggatataaaagaatatataaataatatggatgTGGAAAAAAACACAACTCAACAAAATAACtatataaattatacaTCAATTAAATCTGATGATATATGtatttcaaataataatataaataataaaaatgtaagGAATGTTGATTCTATaatattagaaaataaacaaatttTCAATTTAAATAACATGAAGGTGGATCACAAAGTGAATGATATAATAAGTATTCAAACGGAggaaaataatgataacaacaacaacaatgataataatattaataatataaataataattattacaattattataattattataattatggTAATCGAATACATGTCAAGAATGATGCagaaagaaataaattacTATTAGTAAAacataatgataatataaaaaagaatataaattatttatataactccaaaaaagaaaattttgaaaataataaagaaaaaaatgtttcTTTAGTTATTAAAAGTGATCCTCTTTTTTTGAAAACTgttaaaaatgatgatagAAATATAGATTTtatgaagaatataaaaaagaatgaCATCGATAATAAATGTGTGGACAaagataatttaaattatatatattgtaataaaaagaaaaagatagGAACATCACCAGTtgttattaataatattagaTATAATTGTAACTTTAAGAATGATGAAGAGAAGAACGAAAATAATGGGGGTCAAACAcattttgatatattttatttaaataaattaagCATGAATGttaaagaagaaaaaaagaaaaggaaaaaagaaaaacgaataaaaacaaaaaaaacaaaaaaaatgaaacatACTATCAaattattgaaaaaaaaatataaggAAGATAATTTActattaaataaaattgtaaaaaaaaacatgTATGAAAATCATATGGTAGATGAAATatgtgataataataaagaaattgAGAAAGgagaagaaaaaaataattatcatattgagaatatgaatgaaaatataaaatatgatgaGTATAAAAGTAATGTATCTAATATTGATAGTCTtgttataaaaacaatGTCGAATAcagtaataaaaaaaacattgTGCGATAACAATCAAAAGACGGATGATGTTTTTTATGTAAACCAAATAAATAGTCCAAATGAAGTGTATGATAAGATAGACAATAATATGgataaagataaaaattatgGTAATAATGATTTTATGAGTAATaagaaagaaataattttcGAAATGgacaaagaaaaaataaatgatattatattacctgataataataataataataataataatagtaataataatgatgatggTGATTTTTCTAACagttataatattaaagatATTCATTGTAtttatgatgaaaaaaaaaaattaaatacaGAAAATAATTGGACAGGTAATAGAACAAAGgatgataatttaaaatgccaacattattataataataaagaagaatattatacacaaattaataaagaaaaagtaaataagaataaatatatccataataatattgataattcatttttaacAACTAATAATATCCCAAAGGTTATTTCACTTCCATGGAATAAGGATAAAGTAGTGAAAATACatttaaagaataaatgtaaagaatcaaataaagaaagaaaaaaggatgttataacaataaataCTAAATTATCTAGATATGAAAGAGTTTTAATACatacatgtatatataaattaaattggaagaaatatattgataACATAAATAAAGGTATGTTTTATTGGATCGGTTATAATATTAACGATTTTgatcattataattatatgaaaaagaaaaaagtTATTAATAGAATACCATctatgtatatgtatacaaaaaaaaagacattaacctttttattatctcACTTGTCGTTAATATTTCCTTCcttatttaatttttatcCAAATACATTTGTGTTACcagaaaataaaaatataataaaatatatattgaataataataataaggaatattatataatgaaacCAGATTGTGGTAGTATGGGTATAGGTGTAAAGattataaacaaatataatgatatcaatattaatatattgaatggatataatagttatataattcaaaaatatattgataacccattattaatgtataaaaagaaattcgattttagaatatatattttattattaccaggaaaaaattatcctaaaatatatatatctaaaGTTGGTTTTGCTCGTTTATGTACagaagaatataaaaaaaagaaacgatatatttgtaatacCTATATTCATTTAACTAATTAtagtataaataaagataatgataaatatataaggaaaaagaatatacatgacaaaaataataataaacaattattaagtgatgtttttatttatttaaaaagaaatggATATGATATAGATGATATATGGACACaaattaagaaaataaCTTGTCTAACATCTTTAGCTATctattcatatataaaagaaaaaattaaatataatttccataataatttttatttctatcAATTAATAGGtttagatatattattagataATAATGGAAAAGCATGGTTACTAGAAGTAAATTCTAATCCTTCTTTAAGGATAGATTATATTGATCCTAATTATGCTCAATTTGAAATACAACTTGAAAGTATGTTTGATAGATATGTTAAAGAGCCTGTCATAAGTGAAATGTTTTTGATAGTTTATgagaaaatatataaaaaatatataaagaaaaaaaataaaaagtcCAACAATGTTAATGTTCAAAAGGGTAAATTTGAAAAATCTAGgaataaaaatgatatttcttattataataaaaaaaacaggATATCATCAAAGGGGCActtaaataatattactaataataatattattaataaaaatatttgtaaCTCTAATGGTAGTGTTAGCGCTTTATCAAATTTTAGgagtaataaaaaaaattcaaaagTAAAGTTATCTAAAAAAGGAAAACAacatacaaatataattaatCATTTTAATGAATTTTCACTTTATTCAGAGGACAGATattttatagaaaaaaaaaaaacaaaaaatgtttcaaatggatttaaaaatatgggtagtaaattaaatataagaaataatacAGAATCAAATATATCGAGTATGTGTAATGTATCAAGTAGGAGTAATATATCTAGTGTAACTAATACAACcaatatatcatatatatctaaaaatcaaaatagagaagcaaatatatttaattatacaaaaaaaaattatccATCTTCTGATAGTGAAAAAAGTTcaacatataatttaaataaaaacatttccccaaataattatttaaataatattagaatgaaaaatatgctaaagaaaaaaagtaaggtaaaaaaaaatttctttctcaaaaaagaatatataagtaATGTTGATACATGTGttgatgaaaatgatattGGAAGTTTTACCTTGtcaaataatttaaataagCGTGAACAAATCAGTAATGATTCTTTAAATGACAAGAATGAAATTAATGCTATTCATAACTTAAAAGAAGCTAATTCGAATAAATTAtctaataaaaatttaaatgaCATTAAATATGAAGACAATATACAAAATGTGGTTCATCCTAATTTGGATGATGATGTTATATttgatgataatgaaaaaaaaaaaaaaattcataaaATTCTTTATGATGATATTGTTTGTAGTAAAAAGAATCttgatattaataaatacaatgataaaaagaaatataataaagatttaaattttgtaaaaataaaaagaaatgatattaatgatgattattcatatgaatataaagaaaatatacaGAAGCATCATGATATATTAGATTGTTTTGATCATAAAAGTGATATAATTTATTCAGGAGAAGAAAATATGTTTGATAATTCTTCTGATATTGAAAAAGGTTCAAGTCaaatagataaaaaaattcttaATATGCCAAgtaatgaatataataatgatatatataattataataaagaaaatgatatgAATGATGAAGAGGAATTATTCCAATcgaatattttaaataagGAAACATATGTCCAAATAGATAACCATGAAGATATGCAATTAGAAAAATTTTTAACTAATGACATTGAAACTTATAAATCTctatatagaaatattagtgataatatttttaaaaagaaaattgaaaatttaattatgataagaagtaatttatataaatatatgaattgTTTAAATGTACTTGGAattagatatataaataataatgatataaaaaatatagatgatttatataataagaatatatcATTAGATTTT
It encodes the following:
- a CDS encoding putative tubulin--tyrosine ligase — translated: MNQHKNSNASKILYPAIYTLNTKKSYEESNTFNVLNASMKKYLDKNKNHTINEKEGNDNIFHFNVDNKFFMNLDKPNNLNMNSENYYVDNKLIRCNNKNDMNDINDINRINNRNDKYNINDEVNLNYLSCNSLINTHNNCVNKYNNNNNFNEKKDILRNIKEPFYYFLKENKIKEDKNIISKRYVVDSLSHVNSYVHPYNSSSFCNYDNVENKKTRGRSLSYINNIGMYVHNNFESKEDKNDTTTEYFLKKSNITNDHMINNNINKYNHDNNRQYLFRNNLQKILYAKNISNSEKNDKKKYSSIIYIKNQNTQKNNKQYNNSPVIDIKDINMNERQNDILKINKKNICKVMDNNNMTKNIIYKQNQTNEIKNCNINRLIHLTHNNAKLNNPFKKVDEKKNYHENDYTNYINSNYNVKSKYRYNNNNRKIIFSNNIKNDHIVMNNKYFVDATKTKGNTYFEINKLYRDNSKEYENKKIRSIREDKTTHKMEERYLLNKNKNNFSKNMINNYIGFYSKNGKICTNKENRNFFDGTCDMKSKIYKKNEDEYNIKKDIGIIISDNNNNNNNNICVDKKYTENSKRYYVGNDEHNYMKYYNDNNTIITKKDHYIVSNVLDNNSKNNEGINHVNIKTGMLSNDHHYKNDLKKQSSIQYDKENNKYVYYKDDKSVIKNIMNQSNKLDSENIYCDNENIYVDNEKGNKNMQPMEKKINLSNDIEKDIKEYINNMDVEKNTTQQNNYINYTSIKSDDICISNNNINNKNVRNVDSIILENKQIFNLNNMKVDHKVNDIISIQTEENNDNNNNNDNNINNINNNYYNYYNYYNYGNRIHVKNDAERNKLLLVKHNDNIKKNINYLYNSKKENFENNKEKNVSLVIKSDPLFLKTVKNDDRNIDFMKNIKKNDIDNKCVDKDNLNYIYCNKKKKIGTSPVVINNIRYNCNFKNDEEKNENNGGQTHFDIFYLNKLSMNVKEEKKKRKKEKRIKTKKTKKMKHTIKLLKKKYKEDNLLLNKIVKKNMYENHMVDEICDNNKEIEKGEEKNNYHIENMNENIKYDEYKSNVSNIDSLVIKTMSNTVIKKTLCDNNQKTDDVFYVNQINSPNEVYDKIDNNMDKDKNYGNNDFMSNKKEIIFEMDKEKINDIILPDNNNNNNNNSNNNDDGDFSNSYNIKDIHCIYDEKKKLNTENNWTGNRTKDDNLKCQHYYNNKEEYYTQINKEKVNKNKYIHNNIDNSFLTTNNIPKVISLPWNKDKVVKIHLKNKCKESNKERKKDVITINTKLSRYERVLIHTCIYKLNWKKYIDNINKGMFYWIGYNINDFDHYNYMKKKKVINRIPSMYMYTKKKTLTFLLSHLSLIFPSLFNFYPNTFVLPENKNIIKYILNNNNKEYYIMKPDCGSMGIGVKIINKYNDININILNGYNSYIIQKYIDNPLLMYKKKFDFRIYILLLPGKNYPKIYISKVGFARLCTEEYKKKKRYICNTYIHLTNYSINKDNDKYIRKKNIHDKNNNKQLLSDVFIYLKRNGYDIDDIWTQIKKITCLTSLAIYSYIKEKIKYNFHNNFYFYQLIGLDILLDNNGKAWLLEVNSNPSLRIDYIDPNYAQFEIQLESMFDRYVKEPVISEMFLIVYEKIYKKYIKKKNKKSNNVNVQKGKFEKSRNKNDISYYNKKNRISSKGHLNNITNNNIINKNICNSNGSVSALSNFRSNKKNSKVKLSKKGKQHTNIINHFNEFSLYSEDRYFIEKKKTKNVSNGFKNMGSKLNIRNNTESNISSMCNVSSRSNISSVTNTTNISYISKNQNREANIFNYTKKNYPSSDSEKSSTYNLNKNISPNNYLNNIRMKNMLKKKSKVKKNFFLKKEYISNVDTCVDENDIGSFTLSNNLNKREQISNDSLNDKNEINAIHNLKEANSNKLSNKNLNDIKYEDNIQNVVHPNLDDDVIFDDNEKKKKIHKILYDDIVCSKKNLDINKYNDKKKYNKDLNFVKIKRNDINDDYSYEYKENIQKHHDILDCFDHKSDIIYSGEENMFDNSSDIEKGSSQIDKKILNMPSNEYNNDIYNYNKENDMNDEEELFQSNILNKETYVQIDNHEDMQLEKFLTNDIETYKSLYRNISDNIFKKKIENLIMIRSNLYKYMNCLNVLGIRYINNNDIKNIDDLYNKNISLDFKRSYTKIRKDVLHPLKKDVLEKNIYINLKKETKKYYSEMNIYNNCYILFDFILNKYDNNLKKNKKKLEYYMDKNTFLCMCTDIKLNNIIDNVYIPNNSTYNTCFDINKGSNENQIFQIVKDLLYNQYLDRNKKNKVDKEDRSSFESSVNKNMQLENSSDITNGSIYDHKFYGVKNIQEPKKTKEPFINNAHSDISSRSGKIVRPNEKCNSSEKVSDILTTQMNIHKDDNINNENINNENINNENIYNDNINNDGNSFLTNNYMNSNCVTFCPFTLIPNCNNVVNFNTIGLSSTKYKSKRKKKMNIYDLEYLFNRQVFFSKYINKNQGLTLIDFFLLMQAISLLIFPYISHLCIYNTIYPYKKDFFDKLNNQENNIFSNIYSDVGNIKNDRKKINICMYNKKIQEEKIMNESNLTSEKIKKKKKKGDFICEYDMSLNNKFHVHKNIIHNKDDFLWHKNICSNIYNLYEYIQMCINPNVKNICLETFLIYIFNKYGLSCNL